A single genomic interval of Zobellia nedashkovskayae harbors:
- a CDS encoding DsrE family protein, protein MKPTILSMLFLSIFYNTCLGQSSKPEYGPVFDDIGPTYNLKNADFVPDSTSVLKAIFDIDYMPKDSLASNSLISSLHRYLNMHVKSGIKESNISLGFVLHGDSTKDALTDEAYLKKYGTKNPNTNLIKTLSEHGVDMFLCGQSASYSGISKSEIMPEIKIALSAMTVLTVYQSEGYSLIKF, encoded by the coding sequence ATGAAACCTACTATTTTATCCATGCTCTTCTTGAGTATTTTTTATAACACCTGTTTAGGACAAAGTTCAAAGCCAGAATATGGACCAGTCTTTGACGATATAGGGCCAACGTATAATCTTAAAAATGCTGATTTTGTCCCGGATTCCACATCTGTCTTAAAAGCTATTTTTGACATTGATTATATGCCAAAGGATTCTTTGGCTTCAAACTCTTTGATTTCCAGCCTTCATAGGTATCTGAATATGCACGTAAAAAGTGGCATAAAGGAATCGAACATTTCACTTGGGTTTGTTTTGCATGGAGACTCAACAAAAGATGCTCTAACGGATGAAGCTTACTTGAAGAAATACGGAACTAAAAATCCCAACACCAATTTGATTAAGACATTATCCGAACATGGAGTGGACATGTTTTTATGTGGACAATCTGCATCTTATTCCGGTATTTCAAAGTCTGAGATTATGCCCGAAATTAAAATTGCCTTATCTGCTATGACGGTATTAACAGTATATCAGTCTGAAGGATATTCATTGATTAAGTTTTAG
- a CDS encoding DUF6265 family protein: protein MNRFLFVFFFVSLGIQAQNTTTLPKGTLSPNASLNDIYWMQGYWTGEAFGGITEEIWTPPLGGSMMFSFKLVVDGEVSFYELGHIREINKTLVYELKHFNDDLKGWEEKDEVHSFKLVKVDGDRVYFDGFTFEKVSDNEINIYAQIDNEDGSTEEVAFNFKK, encoded by the coding sequence ATGAACCGATTTCTATTTGTCTTCTTTTTTGTTTCCTTGGGCATTCAGGCTCAAAACACCACTACCCTTCCAAAAGGCACCCTATCACCCAACGCTAGTTTGAACGATATTTATTGGATGCAAGGGTATTGGACTGGTGAAGCTTTTGGCGGAATTACGGAAGAAATTTGGACACCACCGCTAGGTGGTTCTATGATGTTCTCTTTTAAACTAGTGGTTGATGGTGAAGTATCTTTTTATGAATTAGGACATATTCGCGAGATAAATAAAACCTTGGTATATGAGCTTAAACATTTTAATGACGATTTAAAAGGGTGGGAAGAAAAAGATGAAGTGCATTCGTTTAAATTGGTAAAAGTAGATGGTGACCGAGTATATTTTGATGGATTTACTTTTGAAAAAGTAAGCGACAATGAAATCAATATCTATGCACAAATTGATAATGAAGATGGTTCTACCGAAGAGGTAGCCTTCAACTTTAAAAAGTAG
- a CDS encoding GlcG/HbpS family heme-binding protein, producing MFLLTQIKFLVIAITLMGSSVTVYAQITNDITHDEAFKTLLAAKKNAEASEVVVNIAVVDAGANLKAFIRMDESYLGSIDVAIKKAKTARYFNMDTGELGELTQPGGIIYNIEHSNDGLITFPGGVPIKNKNGKIIGAIGVSGGTIEQDRAIAIAGAESIIE from the coding sequence ATGTTCTTACTTACGCAAATAAAATTTTTGGTCATTGCAATTACCCTAATGGGTTCATCTGTTACCGTTTATGCACAGATTACCAATGACATTACTCACGATGAAGCTTTTAAAACACTTTTAGCAGCTAAGAAAAATGCCGAAGCTTCAGAAGTGGTGGTCAATATTGCAGTGGTAGATGCCGGCGCTAATCTAAAGGCCTTTATTCGCATGGATGAATCCTATTTGGGGAGTATTGATGTAGCTATTAAGAAAGCAAAAACAGCACGGTATTTTAATATGGATACGGGGGAATTGGGAGAATTAACCCAACCGGGAGGCATAATTTATAATATTGAACATTCCAATGATGGTTTAATAACATTCCCTGGAGGAGTTCCCATTAAAAATAAGAATGGTAAAATTATAGGTGCCATTGGTGTTAGTGGTGGCACTATAGAACAAGATCGTGCTATTGCCATTGCAGGAGCAGAATCCATAATAGAGTAA
- a CDS encoding Crp/Fnr family transcriptional regulator: protein MINHLLIANIDENGLLSKSEQEEFCSYFQPKSISKKEFLLEQGKVCKLEGFVLEGCFRIFTIDAKGNENTIYIAARNWWLMDIDSFMNHEPSALNIKALEDSTVLIISEKDKAALYKSIPKTEKLFRIMFQKSIVAWQRRLVRNHSLTAKERYSHFIKNYPDIASKLTDRQTSSYLGITHEFLSKIKKQS from the coding sequence ATGATAAATCACTTGTTAATAGCGAACATAGACGAAAACGGCCTTCTTTCTAAATCAGAACAAGAGGAGTTCTGTTCCTACTTTCAACCTAAATCTATTTCAAAAAAGGAGTTTCTTTTGGAGCAAGGTAAAGTCTGTAAATTAGAGGGGTTTGTACTAGAAGGTTGTTTTAGGATCTTTACAATAGATGCAAAAGGAAATGAAAATACTATATACATTGCTGCTAGAAACTGGTGGCTGATGGATATAGATAGTTTCATGAACCATGAACCATCGGCCTTAAACATAAAAGCTTTAGAAGACAGCACAGTGCTTATTATTTCTGAAAAAGATAAGGCTGCACTTTATAAATCCATCCCAAAAACAGAAAAACTGTTTAGGATTATGTTTCAAAAATCTATTGTTGCTTGGCAACGTAGGCTCGTTAGAAACCACAGTTTAACCGCAAAAGAGCGATACTCCCATTTTATAAAAAACTACCCTGATATTGCCTCTAAACTAACGGATAGGCAAACTTCTAGCTATCTTGGAATTACACATGAATTTTTAAGTAAGATTAAAAAGCAATCCTAA
- a CDS encoding Dabb family protein, with product MNSLKGYFLIGMALLSQIGSAQVSNELTLYRKDFKNISGKNTVSVTSYEKEGTHYVFAGGAGNIDVYSLNKEGQLNPISNHELYKKKGPARGMVADNINGTDFLFVANKHGNVIETFKILDSGSLKRVSLVEDTEETHLGTAITLQVVHMKQSSFLFVGGLENTPGLSCFKIEDDGKLTHVQSMKDDENIHTDGIIGMFIHQIKGKTFLYTGGFQDNGVSSFRVYENGTFKNINNISDNTTDRYLTGAYPVTGVTLGNNKYVVVGHRHHKYYDATTNFIKRKDFTYHGDGVSVFKVNKKGALVSHFVLKDDENTKLSGQTRIEVVSTNATEAVLAVGTRDDASIQLVKLNEEGILSPINYLETGFSIYYGLRSHRIDNQDFLIAGSNQFDMNKVVSYNISPKINREGQVLRHIVNLKYKADATKEQANEAEMAFENLKNEISEIQSLEWGINDSEEGATKGFTHTFTLTFSNEHGREIYLFHKAHLDLVSKIGPIIEDVLVMDYWTTIE from the coding sequence ATGAATAGCTTAAAAGGTTACTTTCTAATAGGAATGGCATTGTTATCACAAATAGGTTCTGCTCAAGTTTCCAATGAACTAACGCTTTACCGAAAAGACTTTAAAAATATATCCGGGAAAAATACGGTTTCTGTTACCAGCTATGAAAAAGAAGGTACTCACTACGTATTTGCTGGCGGCGCCGGTAATATTGACGTTTATAGTTTAAATAAAGAAGGGCAGTTAAACCCTATAAGCAACCACGAACTTTATAAGAAAAAAGGTCCTGCTAGAGGTATGGTTGCGGATAATATTAATGGCACAGATTTCCTATTTGTAGCCAACAAGCACGGTAATGTTATTGAAACCTTTAAAATTTTGGACTCCGGTTCTCTTAAACGTGTTTCTTTGGTTGAAGATACAGAAGAAACCCACCTTGGAACGGCTATTACCTTGCAAGTGGTTCATATGAAACAATCTTCTTTTCTCTTTGTTGGTGGCTTAGAAAATACACCGGGATTAAGTTGTTTTAAAATTGAGGATGATGGCAAACTAACCCATGTTCAGTCTATGAAAGATGACGAGAACATTCATACAGATGGTATTATTGGGATGTTCATTCACCAAATAAAAGGAAAGACCTTTTTGTACACCGGAGGCTTCCAAGACAATGGTGTAAGTAGTTTTAGGGTTTACGAGAATGGAACTTTTAAAAACATAAATAACATAAGTGATAATACCACGGACCGCTATTTAACCGGTGCCTATCCTGTAACGGGCGTAACGTTGGGCAACAATAAGTATGTTGTTGTTGGTCATCGTCATCATAAATATTACGATGCCACTACCAACTTTATCAAACGAAAAGACTTCACCTATCATGGTGATGGTGTTAGTGTTTTTAAAGTGAATAAAAAGGGTGCTTTAGTTTCTCACTTTGTTTTAAAAGATGATGAAAATACTAAATTATCAGGGCAAACACGGATTGAAGTAGTTTCTACAAATGCTACAGAAGCCGTTCTTGCGGTTGGTACTAGAGATGATGCCAGCATACAATTGGTAAAGTTAAACGAAGAAGGAATTTTGAGTCCCATAAACTATTTAGAAACCGGTTTTTCTATCTACTACGGTTTACGGTCTCATAGGATTGATAATCAAGATTTTCTTATTGCGGGTTCCAATCAGTTTGATATGAATAAGGTGGTTAGCTATAATATTTCGCCAAAAATAAATAGAGAAGGTCAAGTACTTAGGCATATAGTAAACCTAAAATATAAAGCAGATGCCACCAAAGAACAGGCAAACGAAGCGGAAATGGCTTTTGAAAACCTAAAAAATGAAATTTCTGAAATTCAAAGTTTAGAATGGGGAATCAATGACAGTGAGGAAGGTGCCACCAAAGGATTTACACATACTTTCACCTTAACTTTTTCCAACGAACATGGTAGAGAAATATACCTGTTTCATAAGGCACATTTAGACTTAGTAAGCAAAATTGGGCCAATTATAGAAGATGTTTTGGTAATGGATTATTGGACAACTATTGAATAA
- a CDS encoding alpha/beta hydrolase: MVIPSIIGFGFSEKSIKGGVDYSCVADLWHKLMISLDYQKYGLQGGDLGAGISIRLAQQHPKNIIGLHLNYISDSYQPDLTEDIINETQQYKAYLKNWNEKEAAYALIQSTKPLSLAYGLNDSPIGLCAWIIEKFNAWSDNNGNIENSFTKDELLANVSLYWFTQTIHSSIRIYHETSLKPLVFKENDFVHLPVGFANFPKEIPVPPRKYIEKGFNIVHWTEMPKGGHFAAFEEPELLSADVIAFFKKIIGI; the protein is encoded by the coding sequence TTGGTCATCCCTTCTATTATTGGATTCGGTTTTTCAGAAAAAAGCATAAAAGGTGGTGTTGATTATAGTTGTGTAGCGGACTTATGGCACAAACTTATGATTAGCCTTGATTATCAAAAATATGGGCTTCAAGGCGGAGATTTGGGTGCTGGCATTAGCATAAGATTAGCTCAACAACACCCCAAGAATATTATCGGGTTACATTTAAATTATATATCGGATTCCTATCAACCCGATTTGACCGAAGATATTATTAATGAAACCCAACAGTACAAAGCGTATTTAAAAAACTGGAACGAAAAGGAAGCTGCGTATGCCCTAATTCAAAGCACAAAACCTTTGTCCTTGGCTTATGGCCTGAACGATTCTCCTATTGGACTTTGCGCGTGGATAATTGAAAAATTCAATGCTTGGAGCGATAACAATGGGAATATTGAAAATAGTTTTACAAAAGATGAATTGCTTGCCAACGTAAGCCTCTATTGGTTTACGCAGACCATTCATTCTTCCATTCGGATATATCATGAAACAAGCTTAAAGCCATTGGTGTTTAAGGAAAACGATTTTGTGCATCTTCCCGTGGGTTTTGCAAATTTCCCAAAGGAAATACCCGTGCCCCCAAGAAAATATATTGAAAAAGGGTTTAATATTGTTCATTGGACAGAGATGCCTAAAGGTGGCCATTTTGCTGCTTTTGAAGAGCCCGAACTTTTATCGGCTGATGTAATAGCGTTCTTTAAAAAAATAATTGGGATTTAA
- a CDS encoding chloramphenicol acetyltransferase, producing the protein MRKEINVETWYRKDHFEFFSKFDEPFYGITAKVDCTETYHSAKENGHSFFLSYLHKTLVAVNRTVQFRYRIIDGKLYEYETIDASPTINRENGTFGFSHLKYRENFEDFLSLALPAIEKVRNSNRLMPDESGENVIHCSAIPWIDFTSISHARHYAHPDSCPKIAFGKMTSDNGKLFMPVSVHVHHALVDGYHVGQFMEELKKLMQEPL; encoded by the coding sequence ATGCGTAAAGAGATTAATGTTGAGACTTGGTATAGAAAAGACCATTTTGAATTCTTTTCAAAATTTGATGAACCGTTTTACGGAATAACCGCCAAAGTAGATTGTACTGAAACCTACCATAGTGCAAAAGAAAATGGCCATTCTTTTTTTCTCTCTTATTTACATAAAACTTTGGTTGCCGTAAACAGAACGGTTCAGTTCCGATACAGAATTATTGATGGTAAATTGTATGAATACGAAACCATAGATGCCTCACCAACTATAAATAGAGAAAATGGCACTTTTGGGTTTTCACATTTAAAGTATCGTGAAAATTTTGAGGATTTTCTTTCCTTAGCCCTTCCTGCAATAGAAAAAGTAAGAAACTCAAACCGACTTATGCCTGATGAATCCGGAGAGAACGTGATACACTGTTCCGCTATTCCTTGGATAGATTTCACTTCAATTTCACACGCTAGACATTACGCCCATCCCGATAGTTGCCCAAAAATAGCTTTTGGAAAAATGACCTCCGATAATGGCAAATTATTTATGCCTGTTTCCGTTCACGTGCACCACGCATTAGTAGATGGTTATCATGTGGGACAGTTTATGGAGGAACTCAAAAAATTAATGCAAGAACCGCTTTGA
- a CDS encoding pentapeptide repeat-containing protein: protein MDKPFITDQTYTSKDFTGSKLAKGEYENCVFEGCNFADAYLDNQNFMECEFIDCNLSNANIRHTAFKEVSFSHCKLMGLKFEDCNTFLIDFSFNDCNLNYTSFYGLTLLKQLFISCKMIETDFTEATLKNANFDSCDLQSAIFNRTNLEKADFRTATNFVIDPETSNLKKARFSKDGLIGLLKKYNLSIEP from the coding sequence ATGGACAAGCCTTTCATTACTGACCAAACCTACACATCCAAAGATTTTACTGGCAGTAAACTGGCTAAGGGAGAGTATGAGAACTGCGTTTTTGAAGGTTGCAATTTTGCTGATGCTTATTTGGACAACCAGAATTTCATGGAGTGTGAGTTTATAGATTGTAACCTGAGCAATGCTAACATTCGTCATACCGCCTTTAAAGAAGTTAGTTTTTCTCATTGTAAACTGATGGGACTTAAATTTGAAGATTGTAATACGTTTTTGATAGACTTTAGTTTTAACGATTGCAATTTAAATTACACTTCTTTTTATGGGCTAACGCTGTTAAAGCAACTATTCATTTCTTGTAAAATGATTGAAACGGATTTTACAGAGGCAACTCTAAAAAATGCCAATTTTGATTCTTGTGACCTGCAAAGTGCTATTTTTAATCGTACGAACCTTGAAAAAGCAGATTTTAGAACTGCTACTAACTTTGTAATAGACCCAGAAACCAGCAATCTTAAAAAGGCTCGCTTTTCAAAAGATGGTCTAATAGGTCTTCTGAAGAAATACAACCTATCCATAGAACCCTAA
- a CDS encoding CBS domain-containing protein — MGIKSFQGPRAKVDVKKEYNAPILVSDYMTKKLITFKPDQSILEVMEQFTKYNISGGPVMDDNGFLVGIISEADCMKQISESRYFNQPILDKSVEKFMTKEVETIPHDISIFDAAGIFDKHNRRRLPVMQDGILVGQISRKDIVVAALKLTGHSW, encoded by the coding sequence ATGGGAATAAAAAGTTTTCAAGGCCCACGGGCAAAAGTAGACGTGAAGAAAGAATACAACGCACCCATATTGGTATCTGATTACATGACCAAAAAACTGATAACTTTTAAGCCAGACCAGTCTATCCTGGAAGTTATGGAGCAGTTTACCAAGTATAACATTTCGGGTGGACCTGTCATGGACGACAACGGTTTCTTAGTAGGTATTATCTCTGAGGCCGATTGTATGAAGCAGATTTCCGAAAGCAGGTACTTTAACCAACCTATTCTTGATAAAAGTGTAGAGAAATTTATGACGAAAGAAGTTGAGACCATTCCCCATGATATATCAATTTTTGACGCTGCAGGTATTTTTGATAAACACAATAGAAGAAGGCTTCCGGTAATGCAAGATGGTATTTTGGTTGGCCAGATAAGTCGAAAAGATATTGTAGTTGCTGCTCTTAAGTTAACCGGCCATAGTTGGTAG
- a CDS encoding energy transducer TonB: MELKKNPQADLNRNSGLYFVIGLTLVLLVVWRALEYKTYDTQSEYVQVMNVQDELDEDIPITKALNTPPPPPPPLAPEIIEIVEDASEVEETIIESSEINQNTVIEEEVAVNDVEVAEEEEEISVPFAVIENVPVFPGCESMKTNAEKKACFQTKIQEHVKKEFKYPATALELNIQGKVFVYFVIDQKGYITGIKTRGPDANLEKEASRIVAALPKMKPGRQRGNNVKVPYSIPINFKMGG; this comes from the coding sequence ATGGAACTCAAAAAAAACCCACAAGCAGATTTGAACCGAAATAGTGGCCTGTATTTTGTAATTGGCCTAACCCTTGTTCTCTTAGTTGTTTGGAGAGCCTTGGAATATAAAACGTATGATACTCAGAGTGAATATGTTCAAGTTATGAATGTACAAGATGAGCTAGATGAAGATATACCCATTACAAAAGCCCTTAATACGCCTCCACCACCTCCACCGCCATTAGCACCGGAGATTATAGAGATTGTAGAAGATGCTTCTGAAGTTGAAGAGACAATTATAGAAAGCAGCGAGATTAACCAAAATACTGTTATTGAAGAAGAAGTTGCTGTAAACGATGTTGAAGTTGCAGAAGAAGAGGAAGAAATTTCTGTGCCATTTGCTGTTATTGAAAATGTACCTGTATTTCCTGGTTGTGAAAGCATGAAAACAAATGCAGAAAAGAAAGCTTGTTTTCAAACAAAGATTCAGGAGCACGTAAAGAAAGAGTTTAAGTATCCGGCAACTGCATTAGAACTAAATATACAGGGTAAGGTCTTCGTTTATTTTGTAATTGATCAAAAAGGTTACATAACCGGTATTAAAACAAGAGGACCGGACGCTAATTTAGAGAAAGAAGCTTCTCGTATTGTAGCTGCATTGCCTAAAATGAAACCAGGTAGACAACGTGGTAATAATGTTAAAGTGCCTTACAGTATTCCCATTAATTTTAAAATGGGAGGATAG
- a CDS encoding Crp/Fnr family transcriptional regulator: MEIDQILNNIYPLPESSKSVVKKYISEISYPKGHILLRADKIETSIYFIKKGIVRAYANSADNEITFFFGKEGDTVISMKSYVANEKGYEDIELLENCDLYELKTQNLQQLFEKDIAIANWGRKFAEQELIKTEERLIFREFRTAKERYIELLTNNADLNKRVQLGHIASYLGITQVSLSRIRAEVK, translated from the coding sequence ATGGAAATAGACCAGATTCTTAATAACATATACCCTTTGCCTGAGTCTTCAAAATCAGTAGTAAAAAAGTACATTTCGGAAATAAGCTATCCTAAAGGGCACATTCTACTGAGAGCTGACAAAATTGAAACAAGCATTTATTTTATCAAAAAAGGAATTGTTCGTGCCTATGCTAATTCTGCCGATAATGAAATAACATTTTTCTTCGGAAAAGAAGGAGATACCGTTATCTCCATGAAAAGTTATGTTGCAAATGAGAAAGGATACGAAGATATTGAGCTATTAGAAAACTGTGATTTATACGAACTGAAAACCCAAAACTTACAGCAACTTTTTGAGAAAGACATAGCTATAGCAAATTGGGGACGAAAGTTTGCCGAGCAAGAACTTATTAAAACAGAAGAACGACTTATTTTTCGGGAATTCCGGACAGCTAAAGAACGCTATATAGAGCTTCTAACCAATAACGCGGACTTAAATAAACGTGTTCAATTAGGCCACATCGCCTCTTATTTGGGCATAACTCAAGTAAGTTTAAGCAGAATAAGAGCAGAAGTAAAATAG
- a CDS encoding suppressor of fused domain protein yields MRPRRKWTKKNRLGTYELVAFTKHDFNENKNEQTPFNLIERKACGFLTAIGQYSPQASLNPKETIEIPNGENEENTCLVFDLYEPDGKKFKIGNREHHLLLCMEIFRSEMDYARQNGSDELFKILKEKGFYPYSDLDREPVK; encoded by the coding sequence ATTAGACCCAGACGGAAATGGACCAAAAAAAATCGGTTAGGCACATATGAATTAGTTGCGTTTACGAAACATGATTTCAATGAAAATAAAAATGAACAAACTCCATTTAATCTAATCGAAAGAAAAGCCTGTGGATTTTTAACCGCAATTGGACAGTATTCGCCCCAGGCCTCGCTGAATCCAAAAGAAACTATTGAAATACCCAATGGAGAGAATGAAGAAAATACTTGTTTAGTTTTCGATTTATACGAACCTGATGGCAAAAAATTCAAAATAGGTAATCGAGAGCACCACCTATTACTTTGTATGGAAATTTTCAGAAGTGAGATGGACTATGCAAGACAAAATGGGAGTGATGAATTATTTAAAATATTAAAAGAAAAAGGGTTCTATCCATATAGCGATTTGGATAGAGAGCCTGTAAAATAA
- a CDS encoding hypervirulence associated TUDOR domain-containing protein gives MIRKGTEVQWKWGSGSAKGKVENTYEKSVTRKIEGNEVTRNGSKDDKALYIKQDDGSEVLKLESEVERAD, from the coding sequence ATGATTAGAAAAGGAACAGAAGTACAATGGAAATGGGGTTCTGGCAGCGCCAAAGGAAAAGTAGAAAATACCTATGAAAAATCGGTTACCCGGAAAATTGAAGGCAATGAAGTCACACGCAACGGTTCAAAAGATGATAAGGCACTTTACATCAAACAGGATGATGGTAGCGAGGTATTAAAATTGGAGAGCGAGGTTGAACGTGCGGATTAA
- a CDS encoding 3-ketoacyl-ACP reductase — translation MNNLKNKKAIITGGGRGLGKATALAFAKEGIDIAITGRNEEALKKTVAELESFGVKAIYSVFDVGNYENVKTSIKNVIDTLGGVDILVNNAGIGGFGSFNDMPVEQWSQIIQTNLMGMYHVTKEVLPFLIAKNEGDIINVSSTAGLNGNATTSAYSASKFAVIGMSESLMKEVRKNNIRVVTLTPSTIESDMSIEAGIAEKGSADSVLQPEDFAELIVAGLKLSRRAMLKSAALWSTNP, via the coding sequence ATGAACAATCTTAAGAATAAAAAAGCCATCATAACCGGAGGCGGTAGAGGACTAGGAAAGGCTACTGCGCTAGCATTTGCTAAAGAAGGTATTGATATTGCCATTACAGGCAGAAATGAAGAAGCATTAAAAAAAACTGTTGCCGAATTAGAATCTTTTGGCGTTAAGGCAATCTATTCGGTATTTGATGTCGGTAATTATGAGAACGTTAAAACAAGTATTAAAAATGTCATAGACACTTTAGGCGGCGTAGATATTTTGGTTAATAATGCCGGCATTGGAGGCTTTGGTTCATTTAATGACATGCCGGTTGAACAATGGTCTCAAATTATACAAACCAACCTTATGGGAATGTATCATGTGACCAAGGAAGTTTTACCGTTTTTAATTGCTAAGAATGAAGGCGATATTATTAATGTGTCTTCTACAGCAGGATTAAATGGAAATGCAACTACATCGGCATATTCAGCATCAAAATTTGCAGTTATTGGCATGTCCGAATCCTTGATGAAGGAAGTACGTAAAAATAATATTAGGGTTGTTACATTGACCCCAAGCACAATAGAATCAGATATGTCTATTGAAGCAGGTATTGCAGAAAAGGGTTCTGCAGATAGCGTATTACAACCCGAAGATTTTGCGGAATTAATCGTTGCAGGTCTAAAATTATCAAGAAGGGCAATGCTTAAGAGTGCCGCGTTGTGGTCAACAAATCCATAA
- a CDS encoding sulfatase: MSFFKLNIRLLTLLVFVPLFLSSQEKNDTKPNVLFIAVDDLTTSLASYGDPLAKTPNFDRLAKMGVQFNKAYCQIPLCNPSRASVMTGLRPDAIKVYDLDAHFRDEIPNVTTLPQLFKDQGYWVGRVGKLYHYNVPAAIGTNGHDDPASWHEVFNPKGRDKDEEHLITNAEPHRKISAALSWLRAEGEDSEQTDGMVTTEAIKQIEKHKENPFFLGVGFFRPHTPYIAPKKYFDLYPIDSISIPYAPEDDRADIPYAALAHNCKLAHYGLPESICLEAKQAYYATVSFIDAQVGLLLDALEDNQLMDNTIIVLWSDHGYHLGEHKGIWQKRCLFEESSKAPLLIYAPGAAGNGIKSDQVVEFIDIYPTVAKLCNINPPNEQPGKNLMPLLNDPLLNWEGHAYTQVLRPGNGNPVMGRSVRTNKWRYTDWNEGKEGEELYDQIKDPKEFNNLESDPNYQQIKAKLKTLLEENVSGQVPTTPFNLDRL; encoded by the coding sequence ATGTCATTTTTCAAACTAAATATTAGATTACTTACCCTACTTGTTTTTGTTCCTCTCTTTTTATCCAGTCAGGAAAAGAATGACACAAAACCCAACGTACTATTTATTGCAGTAGACGACCTCACCACTAGTTTAGCTTCTTATGGTGATCCTTTAGCCAAGACACCAAACTTTGACCGGCTAGCCAAGATGGGAGTTCAATTTAATAAAGCATATTGCCAGATTCCACTTTGCAACCCTTCCAGAGCTTCGGTCATGACCGGTTTAAGACCAGATGCAATAAAGGTTTATGATCTTGATGCGCACTTTAGAGATGAAATTCCCAATGTTACTACCCTCCCCCAACTTTTTAAAGACCAAGGGTATTGGGTTGGAAGAGTAGGAAAGTTATATCATTACAATGTTCCAGCGGCCATTGGTACAAATGGTCATGATGACCCTGCTTCTTGGCACGAAGTTTTTAATCCTAAAGGACGGGATAAAGACGAGGAACATCTTATTACAAATGCAGAGCCTCACCGTAAGATAAGTGCCGCCTTGAGTTGGCTGAGAGCCGAAGGTGAAGATAGCGAGCAGACAGATGGTATGGTTACTACGGAAGCCATTAAACAAATTGAAAAACATAAAGAGAATCCGTTTTTTCTTGGTGTCGGTTTTTTCAGGCCCCACACTCCTTATATCGCACCTAAAAAGTATTTTGACCTCTATCCTATAGATTCCATAAGTATCCCATACGCGCCTGAAGATGACAGAGCTGACATCCCCTATGCCGCTCTTGCCCATAATTGTAAACTAGCGCACTACGGCTTACCAGAATCTATCTGTTTGGAGGCTAAACAGGCCTATTATGCCACAGTTTCTTTTATAGATGCCCAAGTAGGATTATTATTGGATGCATTGGAAGACAACCAGTTGATGGACAATACTATTATTGTCCTATGGAGTGATCACGGTTATCATTTAGGAGAACACAAAGGTATCTGGCAAAAGCGCTGCCTGTTTGAAGAATCATCTAAAGCGCCCTTACTTATCTATGCGCCTGGTGCAGCAGGTAATGGCATCAAGTCTGATCAAGTTGTAGAATTTATTGATATCTACCCAACAGTAGCCAAGTTGTGCAATATAAACCCTCCAAATGAACAGCCCGGAAAGAATCTAATGCCCTTATTAAATGACCCCCTCCTGAATTGGGAAGGCCACGCCTACACGCAAGTTCTTAGACCAGGCAATGGAAACCCTGTTATGGGTAGAAGTGTACGTACCAACAAATGGCGCTACACAGATTGGAACGAAGGCAAAGAAGGCGAGGAATTGTATGATCAAATAAAAGACCCAAAAGAGTTTAACAATTTAGAAAGTGACCCCAATTACCAGCAAATAAAGGCTAAACTCAAAACGCTTTTAGAAGAAAATGTAAGCGGACAAGTACCAACCACTCCTTTTAATCTGGATAGGCTTTAA